Proteins encoded within one genomic window of Streptomyces sp. NBC_01314:
- a CDS encoding DUF2252 domain-containing protein, translated as MTLSSAFSASLSVPERAAYGRDARTRASRSCHGWFEADADAGRTDPIEVIERQSVTRLQELVPIRYGRMLESPFRFYRGAAAIMASDLGPLPNTGLTVQLCGDAHLLNFRLLASPERHLVFDINDFDETLAGPFEWDVKRLAVSFAIAGRANGFPVEEQNSAVRACVKAYRRRMREFAGMRTLDIWYAQDDADRLRELMASSMDKESRRRTAEATAKARTRTHLQAFEKLTRVTAEGRLIAPDPPLITPLRDLLADSSGEGQEKELHHVLDQYVRTLSSERRHLLRHYHVADMARKVVGVGSVGTRCWIVLLLGRDDTDPLLLQAKEAQPSVLSAQLGGDRYDNQGRRVVSGQRLIQTTSDIFLGWTHVVGLDGRERDFYVRQLRDWKGIAQPETMDPGLLRLFARLCGASLARAHARSGDPVAIAAYLGGSDRFDRALAEFAQAYADRNERDFDALGVAARTGRIRAESL; from the coding sequence ATGACGTTGTCGAGCGCATTCTCGGCGTCGCTGTCCGTGCCCGAGAGAGCGGCGTACGGACGCGACGCGCGCACGCGCGCCTCTCGGTCCTGTCACGGCTGGTTCGAGGCGGACGCGGACGCCGGACGAACCGACCCGATCGAGGTGATAGAGCGTCAGTCGGTCACCCGACTGCAGGAGTTGGTGCCGATCCGCTACGGCCGCATGCTCGAATCGCCGTTCCGCTTCTACCGGGGCGCGGCCGCGATCATGGCATCGGACCTCGGGCCTCTGCCCAACACCGGCCTGACGGTGCAGCTCTGCGGTGACGCCCATCTCCTCAACTTCCGGCTGCTGGCCTCACCCGAACGGCATCTCGTCTTCGACATCAACGACTTCGACGAGACGCTGGCCGGGCCGTTCGAATGGGATGTGAAGCGGCTGGCGGTCAGCTTCGCGATCGCGGGCCGGGCCAACGGTTTCCCGGTCGAGGAGCAGAACAGCGCGGTGCGGGCCTGCGTGAAGGCGTACCGACGGCGGATGCGCGAGTTCGCCGGCATGCGCACCCTGGACATCTGGTACGCACAGGACGACGCCGACCGGCTGCGGGAGCTGATGGCCTCGTCGATGGACAAGGAGAGCAGACGCCGTACCGCCGAGGCGACGGCGAAGGCCCGGACGCGCACCCATCTCCAGGCCTTCGAGAAACTCACCCGGGTCACGGCCGAGGGCCGGCTGATCGCACCTGACCCGCCGCTGATCACCCCGCTCCGGGACCTGCTGGCGGACTCCTCCGGCGAGGGTCAGGAAAAGGAGCTCCACCACGTCCTGGACCAGTACGTACGGACCCTGTCGTCCGAGCGCCGGCATCTGCTGCGCCACTACCACGTCGCCGACATGGCCCGGAAGGTGGTGGGCGTCGGCAGCGTCGGAACGCGCTGCTGGATCGTGCTGCTGCTCGGCCGCGACGACACCGACCCGCTGCTGCTCCAGGCCAAGGAGGCGCAGCCGTCCGTCCTCTCCGCCCAGCTCGGCGGCGACCGCTACGACAACCAGGGCCGCCGTGTGGTGTCGGGGCAGCGGCTGATCCAGACGACCAGTGACATCTTCCTGGGCTGGACCCACGTCGTCGGTCTCGACGGACGCGAACGGGACTTCTACGTACGGCAGTTGCGCGACTGGAAGGGCATAGCGCAGCCGGAGACCATGGATCCCGGTCTGCTGCGGCTCTTCGCCCGGCTGTGCGGGGCCAGCCTGGCGCGGGCCCACGCCCGCTCCGGCGACCCCGTCGCCATCGCCGCCTACCTCGGCGGCAGCGACCGCTTCGACCGCGCGCTCGCCGAGTTCGCGCAGGCCTACGCCGACCGGAACGAGCGGGACTTCGACGCGCTGGGCGTCGCCGCGCGCACGGGCAGGATCCGCGCGGAGAGCCTCTGA
- a CDS encoding HdeD family acid-resistance protein gives MTESRGPEPRTRTDDRPGGAAGPVGTGAMPRGAAPGGLGDPAETLARVGRSWKWILGAALATLVPGIVVLVWPDETLHVLAVLIGLYLLAIGAFRFVDVFAREEPGERLTGLLLALLYVLAGVLCLRNPLQTIAALSLIVGIVWLATGILTLHTALAAKELPHRGFVLVAAVLGIVAGIVVLALPTESATALTRLLGLWLVLLGLGEAAVALAWRAALHRADPTDSRGPTAGTA, from the coding sequence ATGACCGAGTCCCGTGGCCCGGAACCGCGTACCCGGACGGACGACCGGCCCGGCGGGGCCGCCGGGCCGGTCGGAACGGGCGCCATGCCCCGTGGGGCGGCGCCCGGAGGCCTGGGTGACCCGGCGGAGACGCTGGCGCGGGTCGGCCGGTCCTGGAAATGGATCCTCGGCGCGGCGCTGGCCACGCTGGTGCCGGGCATCGTCGTCCTGGTCTGGCCTGACGAGACCCTGCACGTCCTCGCGGTCCTCATCGGCCTGTACCTGCTCGCGATCGGCGCGTTCCGGTTCGTCGACGTCTTCGCCCGGGAGGAACCGGGCGAGCGGCTGACGGGGCTGCTCCTCGCCCTGCTGTACGTCCTGGCCGGTGTGCTCTGCCTGCGGAACCCACTGCAGACGATCGCGGCGCTCTCGCTGATCGTCGGGATCGTCTGGCTGGCGACCGGCATTCTCACCCTCCACACCGCCCTCGCCGCCAAGGAACTGCCCCACCGCGGGTTCGTCCTCGTCGCCGCGGTGCTCGGCATCGTCGCGGGGATCGTGGTGCTGGCCCTGCCGACCGAGTCCGCCACGGCGCTGACCCGGCTGCTCGGCCTGTGGCTCGTCCTGCTCGGTCTGGGTGAGGCGGCGGTCGCCCTCGCCTGGCGGGCCGCCCTCCACCGGGCGGACCCGACGGATTCACGGGGGCCGACCGCCGGCACCGCCTGA
- a CDS encoding SHOCT domain-containing protein, whose amino-acid sequence MSGQTYLAYDYPLLSVFWSMLWLFLWIMWFVLLFRIVVDIFRDDDMSGGAKAGWLAFTVLLPFLGVFVYVIARGKNMGRREVAQAHAQQAAFDSYIREAAKGGGGHPSSVDELAKLSEIRSRGDITDDEYRRAKELVLSGHGPSARTGAGSSAAGR is encoded by the coding sequence ATGAGTGGTCAGACGTACCTCGCGTACGACTACCCGCTGCTGAGCGTCTTCTGGTCCATGCTGTGGCTGTTCCTGTGGATCATGTGGTTCGTGCTGCTCTTCCGGATCGTCGTCGACATCTTCCGCGACGACGACATGAGCGGCGGGGCCAAGGCGGGCTGGCTGGCCTTCACGGTCCTGCTGCCGTTCCTGGGTGTGTTCGTCTATGTGATCGCCCGTGGCAAGAACATGGGCCGCCGTGAGGTGGCGCAGGCGCATGCGCAGCAGGCGGCCTTCGACTCCTACATCCGCGAGGCGGCCAAGGGCGGCGGCGGGCACCCCAGCAGTGTCGACGAACTCGCCAAACTGTCCGAAATCCGCTCGCGAGGTGACATCACGGACGACGAATACCGCCGCGCGAAGGAACTGGTCCTGAGCGGCCACGGCCCCTCGGCCCGCACGGGCGCGGGCTCGTCCGCCGCCGGGCGCTGA
- a CDS encoding TerD family protein — MGVSLSKGGNVSLSKAAPGLTAVLVGLGWDVRTTTGTDYDLDASALLLDTSGKVLSDAHFIFYNNLTSPDGSVEHTGDNLTGEGEGDDESVKVNLATVPAEVDRIVFPVSIHDAENRGQSFGQVRGAFIRVVNQAGGAEIARYDLSEDAATETAMVFGELYRNGAEWKFRAVGQGYASGLAGIASDFGVNI; from the coding sequence GTGGGAGTTTCCCTGTCCAAGGGCGGCAACGTCTCGCTCAGCAAGGCGGCACCGGGCCTGACGGCCGTCCTGGTCGGTCTGGGCTGGGACGTGCGCACGACCACCGGCACCGACTACGACCTCGACGCGTCGGCGCTCCTGCTCGATACCTCCGGGAAGGTGCTCTCCGACGCGCATTTCATCTTCTACAACAACCTCACCAGCCCGGACGGGTCGGTCGAGCACACCGGTGACAACCTCACCGGTGAGGGCGAGGGCGACGACGAGTCGGTCAAGGTGAACCTGGCGACGGTGCCCGCCGAGGTCGACCGGATCGTCTTCCCGGTCTCGATCCACGACGCCGAGAACCGGGGCCAGAGCTTCGGCCAGGTGCGGGGCGCCTTCATCCGCGTCGTGAACCAGGCGGGCGGCGCCGAGATCGCCCGCTACGACCTGTCCGAGGACGCGGCCACGGAGACGGCGATGGTCTTCGGCGAGCTGTACCGCAACGGCGCCGAGTGGAAGTTCCGCGCCGTCGGGCAGGGTTACGCCTCCGGGCTGGCCGGGATCGCCTCCGACTTCGGCGTCAACATCTGA
- a CDS encoding BlaI/MecI/CopY family transcriptional regulator, whose product MTDQQRPRRRGQGELEALVLSALREARAPESAGWVQERLGGDLAYTTVITILTRLLAKNAVTRERAGRSFVWTPASDQAGLAAHRMRRVLDGESDREAVLASFVTSLQPDDERLLRELLGRARAEGDA is encoded by the coding sequence ATGACGGACCAGCAGCGTCCCCGGCGCCGGGGGCAGGGCGAGCTGGAGGCCCTCGTCCTGTCCGCCCTGCGCGAGGCGCGCGCCCCCGAGAGCGCGGGGTGGGTGCAGGAACGCCTCGGCGGAGACCTCGCCTACACGACGGTGATCACGATCCTGACCCGGCTGCTGGCCAAGAACGCGGTGACCCGGGAGCGCGCCGGCCGCTCTTTCGTGTGGACCCCGGCCTCCGACCAGGCGGGCCTGGCCGCGCACCGGATGCGCAGGGTCCTCGACGGCGAGAGTGACCGCGAGGCCGTGCTGGCCAGCTTCGTCACCTCCCTGCAGCCGGACGACGAGCGCCTGCTGCGCGAGTTGCTCGGGCGGGCGAGGGCCGAAGGGGACGCCTGA